The genomic region CGCAAGTTCATGAGAGAAATTTTGTAACCTGCTGATTACTCAGCGGTCTGTCTTTCATCTCATCAATAGGGCCGAGCGGCACTACCTTTGCTGAACGATTACACAAGTGCCAAATGAATGGCACAGACACTTTCAACTTTTTACTCATAGGGGGATTTTTATAATGAAGAGCATGTTGATGGCGGTTATGGCAGTGGCAGTGGCAGTGACCTTCAGCGCGCCGGCCTTCGCAGGCGAGAAGAAGGAAGAGAAGAAGAGCGGCCATGTCGTGATGGCGGAAGAGAAGAAGAAGGACGGTAAGGCCGACGAGACCTTCGGCGATAAGAAGGAAGAGAAGAAGGGCGGCCATGCCGACACCTTCGGTGAAGAGAAGAAGGACAAGGGCGGCAAGTAAGACTCGGCTTGCTGAGGCTGGACCCGGGGGGTTTCCTACACCGTAGGAAGCCCCCTGTTGTTCAGAACCTTCTCTTTTCTCTCACTACTCCCTTCAGATTCACCCACACCTGGCTCTCTTAGATTCCCATCGGAGCAGACTGATGCTCACGACAAATTTGAACAAGGCGTACGATTCCGTCTTCGACCCGCGCTCATGCTATGACCAATCGGAGCTAATAATCCAACTATCACCTTTATAATTCGAAGGACTTAGGCAGAAGCATTTTTTGCGTTGACATCGGTACGAGCTTTGCGGGTAGACTTCCGAGCGGACTGCGGGGCGAGGGAGGTATGACATGCATGTACCCAAATCGATTCCCAGCCCCTATCAGTGGCTTCCGATCGGTTTGCTGCTGTTCATCATGACAGCGTGCGCCTCATCCGACTCTCCCGCAGTCATAGCTGACGGAACGGCAACACTTTCATGGGATGCCAGTGCGGGAGCAGATGTTGCCGGATATAAAATCTATCATGCAACGGCCTCAGGTGCGTATGGAGCACCGGTTGCGACCGTGACCATGGACGTCACAAACTACACCATGACCGGACTGGAAAACGGTACCACTTATTTCTTCGTAGTCACCGCATACAATACGGATGGAGCCGAAAGTTCCTTCTCAAATGAAGTGAGTAAAGCCATCCTTTGACCACACCCGTACCTCTGGACTTTTTCCTCGCTCGTCTCTTGACCCTCTCTCTCCGACAACTGTATAACCACTCACGCTGGAACGTACTGAGACAAAGGAGCGGAGGCAAGAAGACTCACCTTCACCATCGTCGTCAGGCTTGCCTTTTACCTCACAACTTATTTCTCAGCGATGCGCCCGTAGCTCAATGGATAGAGCACCAGACTACGGATCTGGGGGTTACAGGTTCAAGTCCTGTCGGGCGCACCACACCCGCGCTGGTACCGTTCTCTATGCCTACCTGACGGATCTGGGCCTATCACATCAAGTCCTGTCGGGCACAGCAAACAAGCTTGCTTGACCCGGAACCAACTAACAGGGCACGGGTAAAGCTCGTTCCAGCGGCTCATCCGGCATACCTGTCTTTCCTACGCCGTTCCCGGTGCCTGTTCTCTTGCGACTCTCTCAAGGGGCTTCCCTTGTTGTGAGCAAGGAAGAGGTTATGGATCAATAGGCATCATGCAGGAAAGTAAAAGCCGATCGGTTTGGATGGAGTCGGCGGTGCCGCAATCACATCCAGTCGATCGCTCTTTTGAAACGGATGTGTGCGTGGTCGGCGCGGGAATAGCAGGTTTGTCTACTGCCTATTTGTTGGCATGTGAAGGCAAATCCGTGGTCGTGCTTGATGACGGCCCGATCGGCGGAGGGATGACGGAACGGACCACCGCGCACCTGTCGAACGTCATCGACGACGGGTATGTGACGATCGAGCGGCTTCATGGCGAACAAGGCTCCCGCCTGGCTTTCGACAGCCATACGGCGGCGATCGATCGAATTGAAACGATCGCCGCGGCCGAGCGCATTGCCTGCGACTTCGAGCGAGTCGATGGCTTTCTCTTTCAAGCGCCCGGGCAACCGGTGGAGCGTCTCGAAGAGGAACGCCTGGCGGCTCTACGCGCAGGCCACGTCGGTGTGGAACGGATTGAACGGCCTTCGCCGCCGGTCTTGGAACCAGGCCCCTGCCTCCGGTTTCCACGCCAGGCTCAATTTCATCCATTGAAGTACCTGACCGGTCTGATGCAGGCGATCGAACGACGGGGTGGACGCATCTTCACGGACACCCACGTGGAAACCGTACAGGGCGGAGAACACGCCGTCATAGAAATGCAGCAAGGCCATGTCCTCCTGGCACAGTCCGTGGTCGTCGCCACGAACACGCCCATCAATGATATGGTCGTGGTGCACACCAAACAAGCCCCCTATACCACCTATGTGATCGGAGCCGGCGTCCCGAAAAATTCCGTGCCTGCCGCGTTGTATTGGGACCAAGCCGACCCCTACCACTACGTGAGAATTCAGAAGGGCGCGGCAACCAATGGTCGTGATGTATTGATTATCGGCGGGGAAGACCACAAAACCGGTCAGGCGGACGATGGGAAAGAGCGTCATCTCCGTTTGGAACGTTGGGCTCGCAAACGGTTTCCCATGATGGAACAGATCGAGTACCGGTGGTCGGGGCAGGTGATGGAACCGACAGATGGCTTGGGGTTGATCGGTCGAAATCCCGGGGATGCATCGAATGTATATATTGCGACCGGCGATTCGGGCATGGGAATGACACATGGCACGATAGCCGGGATGCTGTTGACCGACCTCATTATGGGACGCGACAATCCATGGGCTGCGTTGTATGACCCGTCCCGTAAATCGTTGAAATCGATCGGCACCTTTGTGCAAGAAAATCTCAATGTGGCGGCCCAGTACGCGGACTGGCTTTCGCCAGGTGACATCGCGTCCGAAAGTAAAATTCCTAAAGAATGTGGGGCTGTCCTTCGAAACGGCATGCAAAAGGTGGCCGTGTATCGCGATGAAAATGGAACGCTGCATCGTCGCTCAGCCGTGTGCCCTCACCTAAAGTGTATTGTGGCTTGGGACTCCACAGAACACACCTGGAACTGCCCATGCCATGGCTCCCGCTTCGATGCCTATGGCAAAGTGATAAATGGGCCGGCAAACACCAATTTATCTCCGATTGAGACATAGCCGTCGTCATACCACCGCACTTTTCTCCTTAGAATTAGAAATAGGCTAGCATGAAGAGCTTTTTGAAGACCAGTCACTGCTTCCGATTACCGCGGTTCTCTCGTAGCATTAACTAGGGAACCAACCAGTCGCTGCTTGCCAGGTCCTGCGTTAAGAGAAATGTGAAGTGTGCGCGGAAACAAAGGAGCGCCATCATGTATCCATCGACGACGCTTAAGACATTAAGGATCGTCACCGCTCTTATTCTCCTCGCCGTCTGCTTACAGATCGGCGACGCACAAGCCGCGGACGGCGACGAGACAAATTGGGCCGGTCTGCCGCAAGTCGACATCGGGTTTTTTTCGATCGGTGGTCGCGCCACCTATTTCGATCCCAAAGAGGGAGACGACAAGTGGTTCGGCGGCGCACAACTGCGCATTCATCCGTGGCGCTATCTCGCCATCGAGGGATCGGCCGACTATCGGCGAGACGAGTTTCCCGGAGGGACGAAGACCCATACCTATCCCGTACAAGGGTCCCTGCTCATCTATCCCCTCGGGACGACTCGTCTGGCACCGTTCATTCTCGGCGGCGGTGGGTGGTATTTCACCACGGTCGATGGCCCCGGCAATTTCGATGACACACAACAT from Nitrospira sp. SG-bin1 harbors:
- a CDS encoding oxidoreductase, with protein sequence MQESKSRSVWMESAVPQSHPVDRSFETDVCVVGAGIAGLSTAYLLACEGKSVVVLDDGPIGGGMTERTTAHLSNVIDDGYVTIERLHGEQGSRLAFDSHTAAIDRIETIAAAERIACDFERVDGFLFQAPGQPVERLEEERLAALRAGHVGVERIERPSPPVLEPGPCLRFPRQAQFHPLKYLTGLMQAIERRGGRIFTDTHVETVQGGEHAVIEMQQGHVLLAQSVVVATNTPINDMVVVHTKQAPYTTYVIGAGVPKNSVPAALYWDQADPYHYVRIQKGAATNGRDVLIIGGEDHKTGQADDGKERHLRLERWARKRFPMMEQIEYRWSGQVMEPTDGLGLIGRNPGDASNVYIATGDSGMGMTHGTIAGMLLTDLIMGRDNPWAALYDPSRKSLKSIGTFVQENLNVAAQYADWLSPGDIASESKIPKECGAVLRNGMQKVAVYRDENGTLHRRSAVCPHLKCIVAWDSTEHTWNCPCHGSRFDAYGKVINGPANTNLSPIET